Proteins found in one Mycoplasmopsis bovigenitalium genomic segment:
- a CDS encoding AAA family ATPase — MKLIRVQAHGFKSFADPISLTFDGGVAGIVGPNGSGKSNINDAIRWVLGERSAKELRGDKMDDVIFQGSQTAKPMDRAEVTLTFDNKDGKNSIPHETFTISRVLERGSGTNKYYLNGEECRQKDILEIAMESGIGKSSLAIISQGTVSDIAQSTPEQRKSIFEEAAGVSKYKFKKKEAISKLEKTQSNLDIIEAKIKEIERTLIPLRKQAEKAKIYIEKSEELRDVEVGLLVDNIQRFGDIYEKLNIELEGVAESKSDLEERIKQTDSKIGQNHSFKIELENDIESLNNELKEVESRLKSIEIALSQETAREKLIEQGEIEVNKEERIKAFKKLATTYTSEIKNIDNQIEVLKIRIHENAQGLKETENEILKLNTAKSAKETDLIKVKSRLDILKQQKENNTMLYKGTKTIIENKAYFGKPLKGTVSDLIKVEPEYIRAIDAVLSSATQHLVVDKSETAVKAVNFLKSNDGGRATFIPLTSIQPKSVRDDHLLGIQGHVGFVAVASDLVNTEPEFDVLKRFLLGNVIVASDIDNANKISNILERRYMIVTLDGDTIRAGGIIVGGAKDKSESLLGFDEKIKEFKKIIPGLNAQIQLLLTKINEAKNKRSQAYEFDTNLKAKISALDSSRAAKRSDLDQLEVKLASLNAKIEELDQNQIEKDEKSRNDFASLNTKKDTIEATLFAKRQSYKKLMSEIDQLQLTKDDYSSTLNNLIRSFADKITEKERSQMKVETSRERLASQYKLTFDAAADSYKLELPRETAEEIVRELREEISKLGSVNIESLEKLVEEETRFNELSHNFNESSEAKQILVKAIADIDKVIINRLVNIVNDVNPSFNEVFATMMGGGKAELYWTDPNDILESGIEIKAQPPGKNIANIKLFSGGEKSLIAISLLFGILKARPLPLCILDEVEAALDEANVVRYAEYLQELKAKTQFLVITHRHGTMSRVDALFGATMQNRGVTTMFSLELAEAKKLVKDEQKDVSEVLREQ, encoded by the coding sequence ATGAAATTAATTAGAGTTCAAGCACACGGATTTAAGTCATTTGCTGATCCAATTTCACTGACTTTTGACGGTGGTGTTGCTGGTATAGTTGGACCAAATGGTTCTGGTAAATCTAATATTAATGATGCCATTCGTTGAGTTCTTGGAGAAAGAAGTGCCAAAGAGCTACGTGGTGATAAAATGGACGATGTTATATTCCAAGGTTCGCAAACCGCAAAACCAATGGATAGAGCCGAAGTCACTTTAACATTTGACAATAAAGACGGTAAAAATTCAATCCCACACGAAACATTCACTATATCTCGTGTTTTGGAAAGAGGTAGCGGAACTAATAAATATTATTTAAATGGTGAAGAGTGTCGTCAAAAAGATATTCTTGAGATAGCTATGGAATCTGGAATTGGTAAATCAAGTTTAGCAATTATTTCGCAAGGTACAGTTTCAGATATAGCACAATCAACACCTGAGCAAAGAAAGAGCATCTTTGAGGAAGCTGCCGGAGTTTCAAAATACAAGTTTAAGAAAAAAGAAGCAATTTCAAAACTAGAAAAAACTCAATCTAATTTAGATATTATTGAAGCAAAAATCAAAGAGATTGAAAGAACACTTATTCCACTTAGAAAACAAGCTGAAAAAGCAAAAATTTACATTGAAAAATCAGAAGAATTGAGAGATGTTGAAGTTGGTCTTCTTGTTGATAATATTCAGAGATTCGGCGACATATATGAAAAATTAAATATTGAACTTGAAGGTGTTGCTGAAAGCAAAAGTGATTTAGAAGAAAGAATCAAACAAACAGATTCAAAAATTGGCCAAAACCATTCATTTAAAATTGAATTGGAAAATGATATTGAGTCATTAAACAATGAATTAAAAGAAGTTGAATCAAGATTAAAAAGCATCGAAATTGCTCTAAGTCAAGAAACAGCACGCGAAAAACTTATTGAGCAAGGTGAAATCGAAGTTAACAAAGAAGAAAGAATCAAGGCATTCAAAAAACTTGCAACAACTTATACAAGCGAAATTAAAAACATAGATAACCAAATTGAAGTGTTAAAAATTAGAATTCATGAAAATGCACAAGGTTTAAAAGAAACTGAGAACGAAATTTTAAAACTTAACACAGCTAAGTCAGCAAAAGAAACCGACTTAATTAAAGTTAAATCGCGTTTAGACATTTTAAAACAACAAAAAGAAAATAACACAATGCTTTATAAAGGTACAAAAACCATTATTGAAAATAAAGCATACTTTGGAAAACCTTTAAAAGGTACTGTTTCTGACTTAATCAAAGTTGAACCTGAATACATTCGTGCTATTGATGCAGTTCTATCATCAGCTACTCAACATCTTGTTGTCGATAAATCAGAAACAGCCGTTAAAGCAGTTAACTTTTTAAAATCAAACGATGGTGGTAGAGCTACATTTATTCCACTAACCTCAATACAACCTAAATCAGTAAGAGATGACCATTTATTAGGTATTCAAGGCCATGTTGGTTTTGTTGCTGTTGCATCAGATTTAGTAAACACCGAGCCTGAATTTGATGTTCTTAAAAGATTTTTACTAGGTAATGTTATCGTTGCAAGCGACATTGACAATGCGAATAAAATTTCAAACATTTTGGAGCGCCGTTATATGATCGTTACCCTTGATGGGGATACAATTAGAGCTGGTGGTATTATTGTCGGGGGTGCTAAAGATAAATCAGAAAGCTTGCTTGGATTTGATGAAAAAATCAAAGAATTCAAAAAAATAATTCCAGGTCTAAATGCTCAAATTCAATTATTATTAACAAAAATAAACGAGGCAAAAAATAAAAGAAGTCAAGCATATGAATTTGATACAAATTTAAAAGCCAAAATTTCTGCGTTAGACAGTTCTCGTGCTGCAAAAAGATCTGACCTAGACCAATTAGAAGTTAAATTAGCTTCACTAAATGCAAAAATCGAAGAATTAGACCAAAATCAAATTGAAAAAGACGAAAAAAGCAGAAATGATTTTGCTTCTTTAAATACAAAGAAAGACACAATTGAAGCTACATTATTTGCCAAAAGACAAAGCTATAAAAAATTAATGTCAGAGATTGACCAATTACAATTAACAAAAGATGATTACTCATCAACCCTTAACAATTTAATTCGCTCATTTGCTGACAAAATCACTGAAAAAGAACGCTCACAAATGAAAGTTGAAACTTCAAGAGAACGTTTAGCGAGCCAATACAAACTAACATTTGATGCAGCTGCTGATTCATACAAACTTGAATTACCTCGCGAAACAGCTGAAGAAATTGTTAGAGAACTAAGAGAAGAAATTAGTAAACTTGGTTCAGTAAACATTGAATCACTTGAAAAACTTGTTGAAGAGGAAACTAGATTTAATGAATTAAGCCATAATTTCAATGAATCAAGTGAAGCAAAACAAATTTTGGTAAAAGCTATTGCTGATATTGATAAAGTTATTATTAATAGACTTGTTAACATTGTAAATGATGTAAATCCTTCATTTAATGAAGTTTTTGCAACAATGATGGGTGGCGGAAAAGCTGAATTATATTGAACTGACCCAAATGATATTCTTGAATCAGGTATTGAAATTAAAGCTCAGCCACCAGGGAAAAACATTGCTAACATTAAATTATTCTCAGGCGGTGAAAAATCACTTATTGCTATTTCATTACTATTCGGTATACTAAAAGCTCGTCCGCTTCCATTGTGTATTCTTGATGAAGTTGAGGCTGCACTTGATGAAGCCAATGTTGTTAGATATGCTGAATATCTACAAGAATTAAAAGCAAAAACACAATTTTTAGTTATAACTCACCGTCACGGTACAATGTCAAGAGTTGATGCTCTTTTTGGGGCGACAATGCAAAATCGTGGTGTAACCACAATGTTTAGCCTTGAACTAGCTGAAGCTAAAAAACTTGTTAAAGATGAGCAAAAAGATGTTTCAGAAGTATTAAGAGAACAATAA
- a CDS encoding YitT family protein produces the protein MNTNKSTSKKTESSSVKKLNQKIKDYKMGSYVYSNQNPNEEGIKKRNLLTYLTRTFFMFVSALLFSFGVIVFLQRSETIPSGLSGVPMLITLVFKQTEPYFALMYLGINIPLFCAFATKIKKTFILHTLEFMIFQIIINFALSFEFNGSNSSAADWLIKVFNVAPGWSRDIMISEQTYENPTTWPILVNGAIGSIFVGASISLAWKFGGSTGGTDIVAYYFSTKKQKSVGSILSAIALMTSITFLLIFAFAKPHNNAVAVQIVEGSKVYTPTKFKVIVGMREVTSFLYIAVVNLLVGLLYPKYKKVEIQISCSSNSEIVLNYFKDIQYWHAFSIEKSISGFSNEEVIKIKTTMLYLEARNIIKDIRNICPSVWISVKPVHQIIGKFNTQYVDES, from the coding sequence ATGAATACTAATAAATCAACATCAAAGAAAACTGAATCATCTTCAGTTAAAAAGTTGAATCAAAAAATTAAAGATTACAAAATGGGCTCATATGTTTATAGCAATCAAAACCCCAATGAAGAAGGCATCAAAAAAAGAAATTTATTAACTTATTTGACACGAACATTCTTTATGTTTGTTTCGGCATTGTTATTTAGTTTTGGTGTTATTGTTTTCTTGCAAAGGTCTGAAACTATACCATCTGGACTTTCAGGAGTCCCAATGTTGATAACTTTAGTTTTTAAACAAACTGAACCATATTTTGCCTTGATGTATCTTGGTATAAATATTCCTTTATTTTGTGCTTTTGCCACTAAAATAAAGAAAACATTTATTTTGCACACTCTTGAATTTATGATTTTTCAAATAATAATTAATTTTGCATTGAGTTTTGAGTTTAATGGATCCAACTCATCAGCGGCAGATTGACTAATCAAAGTATTTAATGTTGCTCCGGGTTGGTCAAGGGATATAATGATTAGTGAACAAACTTATGAAAATCCAACTACCTGACCAATTTTGGTTAATGGGGCAATTGGCTCAATATTTGTTGGTGCATCAATCTCGCTAGCTTGAAAATTTGGCGGCTCAACAGGGGGGACTGATATTGTTGCTTACTATTTTTCAACTAAAAAACAAAAAAGTGTAGGTTCAATATTGAGTGCAATTGCACTAATGACTTCAATTACCTTTTTACTTATATTTGCATTTGCAAAACCACATAATAATGCAGTAGCAGTACAAATAGTAGAAGGCAGCAAGGTTTATACTCCAACCAAATTTAAAGTTATTGTTGGTATGAGAGAAGTTACATCATTTTTATACATAGCAGTCGTCAACTTGTTGGTTGGTTTACTGTATCCAAAATACAAAAAAGTTGAAATTCAAATATCTTGCTCTTCAAATTCTGAAATTGTATTAAATTACTTTAAGGATATTCAATATTGACATGCGTTTTCAATTGAAAAATCAATAAGTGGCTTCAGTAATGAAGAGGTAATCAAAATCAAAACAACAATGCTTTATTTAGAAGCTCGTAACATAATAAAAGATATACGAAATATTTGCCCAAGTGTTTGAATTAGTGTTAAACCTGTCCACCAAATTATTGGTAAATTCAATACTCAATATGTTGACGAATCTTAA
- the rpmA gene encoding 50S ribosomal protein L27, with translation MAHTKAGGSTRNGRDSRGQRLGIKLGDGQYCTAGSIIFRQRGTKIFPGTNAGIGKDDTIYALISGYVKFEKRRNRTYASVYEQRVVTQKNN, from the coding sequence ATGGCACACACGAAAGCCGGTGGTTCTACCAGAAACGGTCGTGATAGTCGCGGCCAAAGACTTGGCATTAAGTTAGGTGATGGACAATACTGTACAGCAGGGTCAATTATTTTCCGTCAAAGAGGAACAAAAATTTTCCCAGGCACAAACGCAGGTATTGGTAAAGATGATACAATTTATGCTTTAATTTCAGGATATGTAAAATTTGAAAAACGTAGAAATCGTACATATGCCTCTGTATATGAACAAAGAGTTGTTACACAAAAAAACAACTAA
- the rpmE gene encoding 50S ribosomal protein L31 → MKKDIHPQHNRVNVVCSTCNTEFSFGTTKTAISVDVCSGCHVAYTGDRAKTKATGMIDKFNQRLAKSNQK, encoded by the coding sequence ATGAAAAAAGATATTCACCCACAACATAACAGAGTTAATGTAGTTTGCTCTACATGCAACACAGAATTCTCATTTGGTACTACTAAAACAGCTATTTCTGTTGACGTTTGCTCAGGCTGCCACGTTGCATATACAGGTGACAGAGCTAAAACAAAAGCAACAGGTATGATTGACAAATTCAATCAACGTCTTGCAAAATCAAATCAAAAATAA
- a CDS encoding large conductance mechanosensitive channel protein MscL — protein MFKKASKDAWNVVKRGNMFMLAIGLLLGAAFNELVKSLANDIIMPPIAKMIGTQSFEKWEWQGMLIGKFLGALIAFLITATIIYIFLMIVFLIRGSIIAWKNKRKPAEPEKLPEPTTEELILEELKKLNEKLSK, from the coding sequence ATGTTTAAAAAAGCAAGCAAAGATGCGTGAAATGTTGTTAAAAGAGGCAACATGTTCATGCTTGCAATTGGTCTTTTATTAGGGGCGGCGTTTAACGAATTAGTTAAATCATTGGCAAATGACATTATAATGCCACCAATTGCAAAAATGATTGGTACTCAAAGTTTTGAAAAATGAGAATGACAGGGCATGTTGATTGGCAAGTTTTTAGGGGCTTTAATTGCCTTTCTAATAACTGCAACAATTATTTACATATTTTTAATGATTGTGTTCTTAATTAGAGGTTCTATAATTGCTTGAAAAAACAAAAGAAAACCAGCCGAACCCGAAAAATTACCTGAACCAACTACTGAAGAATTGATTTTGGAAGAACTTAAAAAACTTAACGAAAAACTTAGTAAATAA
- the hrcA gene encoding heat-inducible transcriptional repressor HrcA, whose translation MKNSLDFSLNDEKNKFLKLAIELYIETGQPVGSSTLIERYNIDCSSAKVRYILQELEQLGYLEKIHTSSGRVPSIMGYQYYASNLVVHDTQTLKEKIKDIFAKRRANVEDTVREACQVISDTVGITLVTSETNESATLKSIQLVPLTENDATIVLVTSFGEVSHRTVSLDTSKCDMNDLRIAIRIFKERLIDVPILKLRQTADSLAPILASQIKNYETILESMVNNVFDFELKNKNVVYGKDKIVLADEISRPDLSKILYLIENQSIWQTIENGIEDDSNLKISVRPDHSSIITKKINDEGKIKEISLVGSNRMDYQKSMAAIKLLEDLIIDKK comes from the coding sequence ATGAAAAATAGTCTGGACTTTTCTTTAAATGATGAGAAAAATAAATTTCTTAAATTAGCTATTGAACTTTATATTGAAACTGGCCAACCTGTTGGTTCAAGTACATTAATCGAACGCTACAATATTGACTGCTCAAGTGCTAAAGTTAGATACATTTTGCAAGAATTAGAACAACTTGGCTACCTTGAAAAAATACACACATCAAGCGGTAGAGTTCCTTCGATTATGGGTTATCAATATTATGCATCGAATTTGGTTGTTCATGATACTCAAACATTAAAGGAAAAAATTAAAGATATTTTTGCTAAAAGACGCGCAAATGTTGAAGATACAGTTAGAGAGGCTTGCCAAGTTATCTCAGACACAGTTGGTATTACACTTGTAACAAGTGAAACCAACGAATCGGCAACACTAAAAAGTATTCAATTAGTTCCTTTGACAGAAAATGATGCAACAATTGTTTTGGTAACTTCTTTTGGCGAGGTTAGCCATCGAACTGTTAGTTTAGACACAAGTAAATGTGATATGAATGACTTGCGAATCGCTATTAGAATATTTAAAGAACGTTTAATTGATGTGCCAATTTTAAAACTGCGCCAAACAGCTGATAGTTTAGCGCCAATATTGGCTTCACAAATTAAAAATTATGAAACCATTTTAGAAAGCATGGTTAATAATGTATTTGATTTTGAACTTAAAAATAAAAATGTTGTTTATGGCAAAGATAAAATTGTTTTAGCTGATGAAATATCGCGCCCAGATCTAAGTAAAATACTTTATTTGATTGAGAATCAATCAATATGACAAACAATTGAAAATGGCATTGAAGATGATTCAAATTTAAAAATTTCAGTTCGCCCTGATCATAGTTCAATTATCACTAAAAAAATTAATGATGAGGGCAAAATTAAAGAAATTAGTCTTGTTGGTTCAAATAGAATGGACTATCAAAAATCAATGGCAGCTATCAAATTATTAGAAGACTTAATAATTGACAAAAAATAG
- a CDS encoding nucleotide exchange factor GrpE: MSKLEVKNGDIMRLDINAFCDNKTIGEFSPKSIEITIGEEKIVTGFDQEIIKSGLLKKYNFHLDLSSINPDYKKVKFEVINKSFNHIKKLREQELKAQLIKNNLEAQKELILLKQKFNALENINETLKDKVRNLTNELNEGKRITVPQEEIDKIKLYALQKFFEDFSNPYSTFKLAVESGAQSNDQSVKTYVGGFTMLLNMLESVFSKHGLVIEKPNIGDDFDPKTQKAIDFVIDNDAEPGKIAKINSDAYLLNGRVIKYALVVLTKKGE, from the coding sequence ATGAGTAAATTAGAAGTTAAAAATGGCGATATAATGCGTTTAGATATAAATGCGTTTTGTGACAATAAAACTATTGGTGAATTTTCTCCCAAATCAATTGAAATTACAATTGGAGAAGAAAAAATAGTTACTGGCTTTGATCAAGAAATAATTAAAAGTGGATTACTAAAAAAATATAACTTTCATTTAGATCTTTCTTCTATAAATCCTGATTACAAAAAGGTCAAATTTGAAGTTATAAACAAATCTTTTAATCACATTAAAAAATTAAGAGAACAAGAACTAAAAGCACAATTAATTAAAAATAATCTTGAAGCACAAAAAGAATTAATATTATTGAAGCAAAAATTCAATGCACTTGAAAATATCAATGAAACATTAAAAGATAAAGTTCGTAATTTAACTAATGAATTAAATGAAGGAAAAAGAATAACTGTTCCTCAAGAAGAAATCGATAAAATCAAATTGTATGCTTTGCAAAAATTCTTTGAAGATTTTTCAAATCCATATTCTACTTTTAAATTAGCAGTTGAATCCGGCGCGCAAAGCAATGACCAATCTGTAAAAACATATGTAGGTGGATTTACAATGTTACTAAATATGCTTGAATCTGTTTTCTCAAAACATGGTTTAGTAATTGAAAAACCAAACATTGGTGATGATTTTGACCCTAAAACTCAAAAAGCTATTGATTTTGTGATTGATAATGATGCAGAACCGGGTAAAATTGCAAAAATAAACTCAGATGCATACTTATTAAACGGCAGAGTAATCAAATATGCTTTAGTAGTTTTAACTAAGAAAGGGGAATAA
- a CDS encoding DNA-processing protein DprA — MNDILLYFSYINKGNNYEIFKDLIKKKKVTESQIIQIKKILESANLKYITVFDKEYPEAFKKLKYAPYVIYYRGDLNILNNPLVCMTGDVENMATEKYLDNSFDSMSKQFNLVTSDFTKFDRKIAKMFNLVNKGVIHILASGHKYLAKELENDLDLFISQYPPDVNPKYIRFKERNALISVLADNLVIYGSKNASGIINLANYFVELGKEVFCYPSVDLEDGNNYLLKNGANLITHVADLMNYN; from the coding sequence ATGAACGATATATTATTGTACTTTTCATACATAAACAAAGGAAACAACTACGAAATATTCAAAGATTTAATCAAAAAGAAAAAAGTCACAGAATCACAAATAATTCAAATTAAAAAAATTTTAGAAAGTGCTAATTTAAAATATATAACAGTCTTTGACAAAGAATACCCAGAAGCATTTAAAAAACTTAAGTATGCACCATATGTAATTTATTATCGAGGGGATTTAAATATATTAAATAACCCTTTAGTTTGCATGACTGGTGATGTAGAAAATATGGCAACAGAAAAATATTTGGACAATTCATTCGATTCAATGAGTAAACAATTTAATTTGGTTACAAGTGACTTCACTAAATTTGACCGAAAGATTGCTAAAATGTTTAATTTAGTCAATAAAGGTGTAATTCATATTTTAGCAAGCGGGCATAAATATTTAGCAAAAGAATTGGAGAATGATTTAGATTTATTTATTTCACAATATCCACCAGATGTAAATCCAAAATATATAAGATTTAAGGAAAGAAATGCGCTAATATCTGTTTTAGCTGACAATTTGGTTATTTACGGGTCCAAGAATGCCTCGGGCATAATAAATTTAGCTAATTATTTTGTTGAATTAGGTAAAGAAGTGTTTTGTTATCCAAGTGTTGATTTAGAGGATGGTAATAATTATTTACTAAAAAATGGCGCAAATTTAATAACACACGTAGCAGATTTAATGAATTACAATTAA
- the rplU gene encoding 50S ribosomal protein L21, protein MLAIIETGGKQILVKEGQTIFIEKIEGEEGSKVKFDKVLLVGDKIGKPYLEKAYVEGVIQKQGKSKKIIVYRHNAKSTHKRKLGHRQPYTRVEVQKIVG, encoded by the coding sequence ATGTTAGCTATTATTGAAACTGGAGGCAAACAAATTTTAGTCAAAGAAGGGCAAACCATTTTCATTGAAAAAATTGAAGGTGAAGAAGGCTCAAAAGTTAAATTTGACAAGGTTTTACTAGTTGGAGATAAAATTGGTAAACCATATCTTGAAAAAGCTTATGTTGAAGGAGTAATCCAAAAACAAGGCAAAAGCAAAAAAATTATTGTATACCGTCACAATGCCAAATCAACTCACAAAAGAAAACTTGGACACCGTCAACCTTACACACGTGTTGAAGTTCAAAAAATAGTAGGTTAA